In Mytilus edulis chromosome 3, xbMytEdul2.2, whole genome shotgun sequence, the genomic window ccgctttataaaaaaaaacaatatttatgacGATCATCCAGttaatggaacaggtacaatgtGAAATGGGAATAGTTCAAGATGTATTTTTAACGTATACGCGAAATAAAGGTCAAGtcttgttttctttaatttcgtttaaaattgttataccAATACCTCGTGGTGTCAGTATTGTCCAAACAAAGAACGACTTTATCGATAGAAAGATCTCCCTAAAGTCGTTCTTTCATTTGACCAATACAACAATACAAACCTTAACATTATATTATCTTTAActtaatctttatttattttattttaaggatGATTGTTGGAGGCTGCATTGGCGGTTTATTTTGCCTTGTAATAGTAACTTGTATAATTGTTTACGCTTGTAAAGCCAGATGTAAGTTGATATTTTTAAGTCATTTAGCAAAAGGTTTAAGGATGTTCTCTACTCTATTTTACAATAACAATCTTtctaaaagactgttataaattgctAGTATAGAAATAAGGGAACTAAAAAAGCGGGACAAGAATGAAGGGtgcgtgtgcttgttttcgagaattAAGCCATTGAAAATCTAGCATGAAATATTTTCAAGgcttttcatatatttaaaagtGGAACCCCTTTTCTTTATGTCTTATGAAGCAAAAGAATGGCACTACATAGATAAAACCAGAAGATTCCGAATAtgtggcaaaaattcaaaaaaagaagatgagcgAACATCCATAACTGAACAGACCGGCAATAAAAACAACTAACACAATGACTCAGAAAGAACGACCAAAGGAACATTTACGTCCTAAAACAAAATAGGGAAACAAAAATTCAcgattaaatcaaaataattccCATTGTGTAAATTTCCGCCGTTTCTTAAGAACAGTTTTGACTATGTACAGCGAAGAATTAACAGGGTAATGATGTTATTAatagttttaccaaaattgtAATTAACCACAACTTGTGTTAATACAGGAGTGAGTACAATTACAAAATTCCTACCTctaaagctataaagggccccacaattactagtgttaaaccattcaaacgggaaaaccaacggtctaatctatataacatCGATacacgagaaacacgtataaattacataaacaaacgacaactactgtacatcagattcctgacttaggacaggtgcatacatTTGCATTGGTATATTAAACACAACACACAAGACTACAGATAGAACATAAAGTACTCCAACAAAAAACCCAAGGTTGATCTTATGTGCCCTTAAGAGGTAGACATATCCttctccacatatggcacccgttgATAGCTCGTGTAAGAACAAAACGGTGATGCGGAAGGTGATACTCGAAAAAAAATAGACGGGTTTGTGGCAAAAAACATTGAAACATGTCAGTCATCATTTGTGAGACAGATAATCCAGAAGTAttaactcgtgatggtgtccgtcaAATTGTCGACGAGTTCATATTTGAACTTAAAGCTTACTTGTAAGCGCCAGTACATATCAATTTTTACTAGTTCATCAACCAACACATTTCTCAGTGAGATAATGTTATAGACTTTAATATTTGCTTTCCGAAATGTCGATACTTCTAAATAATTGTTAAGGATATAACAACGATTAAACTTGTGATACAATCCTTTTTGTAATTGCTATACATTTatcaataatgttttgttttcatttgaagCATCTACGCCTGGACGGGTGATTGCACATCCAGCTGGTCGAAGAACAATTGTAACAGCAACGAACACTGCACAACCAACTTATCAGATGCATTCAATTAACAGACAACAATACATTGTTCCTGATTCCCGAAATATTCTTAAGTCGCCTTATTCTTATAATCATATGTAGACCATGCAAGTTTACAAATTATATGTTTCTAGGGTTTTTAATAagcttaaatataaaacaaatatttacattcttctaaaatatgatttcaaaaaGTAAACTTTCCATTCGCTGtcataatatatatgatatattccaGGTTACTCAGGTAAACATTGATTAATAACATTTCTCACACTACTTCCGACTTTCTATGTGTAATttataactttccatttgtaGACACTTTACATCCGGATTACTTATTTGGTTCAAATAACCTTATTTGTAATATTACTTTGAGTGGTTTCTGGATTTAATAAACTTATTATAGATACTgggttttaaattttgtaaatacaccagacgcgtgtttcgtctacacaatactctcgaataaaaaaaaaggcaaaaacaaagtacaaagttgaagagcattaaggtcCAAACATTTCTAAAAGATTTTCcatatacagctaaggtaatcaattaaaaacaaatgttttcgtCGTTAAAAGTTTCATTCATAGAAAAAATCTATTGTAATTGCTGTTTATCTATTTCGTTTCATTTGAATAGTTTTCCATTTTCTGAATATGTCAATTTTACCATCTAATCGATTCAGCAGAGTTTTCTAATCCAATAATTTTAATACGAATGTTCTtatgaataaaatacaaaattattgtatttcatTGGCGCCTAGTAATTATAACTAACAATGTGttataatacaattttaaaaatgagttagaggacgaccatttgatattctgggggtgGGGGGAGCAGAAGGTTTGATTTTGATCAGTTATTTATTTTTggaaactaagaggacagattttttattatctgcactgttgaagcaagatttttcattttcattaaaacaagggactaattattcatttttacaactatatttataatatttaaaaacatacaatttttaaatgaattttattatacattttataaatactACATGTAACTATTATGTATAATCATTGTCATTTAGTACCATTTAATTAGAATTAACCATTATCATCTGCAGCAATGAATGTTGCCAACTgcgtatacatgtatttcatacaTACACAGTATTAAAGTTTTGCTGGAACTTGCCTTTTAATTAATTATTGCCAAACatatttcgccgagcggagcgagacAATATTTTTTTGGAAGGGGTTTTGATGCTGCTGAAGGCCCCAAGAAGCTATGGAACAACTGATGctaaatcatgctttctgggtttTAATCCCAGACCTTTCCtcatctgaaaatgcaagttctgCTTTAAtcatttttgacaatattttcaGTGTAAGAATTACGTTTTTagggacaacattaaaagaccaaaatgtaggataaagcaaaaatgtaattcTCATAGTTAAGTATGTGACATCTGTTGTtcttttttaaactcatgattaagttaataacaaaattactaaattacaaaaggaatgcaacactaacagaatacagaatgaacaaaagacaaataaataagaaacactGATCCTGAAAAAACAGTGACCATGTCCAAGGAGAACAGAACTTGcttcattatgtcgtctaatcttttaattaccaaacttGACTTATTCctgattgtgactgttttgctgagtgtgaattcgcattactataagacgtgttacggtacttgtctatcccaaattcatgtatttagtttaaatgtttaatgttatatttgtaattctcatcggattttgtcaaatgtgttgatgTATTTTCTATTATATGTT contains:
- the LOC139518092 gene encoding uncharacterized protein isoform X1 yields the protein MDFVLFTITILEFINIVKGAQCQSRYYHCSGYLWCCPNGYSCTGTSMCNANSFNSPYSPNLSSYYSSISSARIGMIVGGCIGGLFCLVIVTCIIVYACKARSSTPGRVIAHPAGRRTIVTATNTAQPTYQMHSINRQQYIVPDSRNILKSPYSYNHM